The genome window TTCTGGAGAATCATTTCAAACCGGTCCGGTTTACAGACGGCCTGAATCAGCGTGATTTCCACTTCAGGAGGCGGGACAAGATCACGTTTTGTGATGCAAACGGTTACTTCCTTTTTTGTAACGGCTTCGACCGTTCCTTCTGCACGGGTTCCCTGTCCGTCGAACAGCGTCAGCTCCTGGCCCGGTTCTACGCGCAGAACGCGGGCCAGATGGTGTGACTCTTCCGGTGAAAGCGCGACGGTATCGGCTTTGAGCGTGTCAGGAGTCACAAAGCTGTTGATTCTCATGCGTTTTCTTCCAGTGCGCGCTTGTGTTCGTAGAAGGTTCTGGCGGCTTTGCGCATTTTCTGGGTGAGCGGGAAGTGTTTGTCGTTGAGCACCTTGATGGCGTCCTCAAATTTTTTCTTATCCTTGCCGCTGAGTCCCTGCGGAATTTCGATCTGCACCAGAATGTGCTGATCGCCGGTTCCGTAACGGGGGCTGGTGACGCCTTTGCCGCGCATCCGGAAAACTTTTCCGTTTTCGGTTCCGGCCGGAATTTTCAGCGTGGCATTGCCCTGAATGGTCGGCACGGATACCTCGCCGCCGAGTGTGGCGATGTGGAAGGGAACCGGGACTTCGCAGATGATGTCGAGGTCGTTGCGTTTGAAAAAGTCGTGTTCGCGGACGTGCAGAACGATGTACAGGTCGCCGGCCGGTCCTCCGCGTCGACCGCCTTCTCCGCGTCCGGCAACGCGCAGGCGCGATCCGGTTTCGACGCCGGCCGGGATCTTGACTTCGATATTGCGTTTGTTGCGGAGGAGTCCCTGTCCGTGACATTTGGAGCAGGGTTTTTCGATGACCTCTCCGGATCCGCGACAAGTGGGGCAGGTTTGGCGGAACTGAACGAATCCGCCGCCGCTGACAACCTGGCCTGCGCCGCCGCAGTCGGGGCAGGTGCGTTTTCCGCTGCCCGGCTCTGCACCGCTACCGTTACAGTGTGTACAGGTTTCGTTGACGTTGATACGGATTTCGCGTTTGGAGCCGAGAACGGCTTCTTCAAAGTCGATATCGAGATCGAAGCGCAGATCCGCGCCCTGCTGAGGCGCGTTGGGATTGCGGCGTGCACCGCCGCCACCGAAGAAATTATCGAAGATGCTTCCGCCGCCGCCGGCGGCACCCATAAAGGTGCGCAGGGCTTCTTCGAGGTCAATGCCGCCGCCGAATCCACCTCCGAATCCGCCGCCTCCCCTGCCACCGCGGCCGGGGCCGAATGCCGCGTGACCGAACTGGTCGTATTGCTGACGTTTGGCCGGGTCGCTCAGCACTTCGTATGCTTCAGAGACTTCTTTAAATTTTTCTTCGGCGGTTTTGTCTCCGGGATTTTTGTCCGGGTGATATTTGACGGCCATCTTGCGGTAGGCTTTTTTGATTTCTTCCGCGGAGGCACCTTTGGCGATGCCGAGCAATTCGTAGTAGTCTTGTTTATCAGCCATTATTCAGAGTCCTTTGCTTCGGCCGGTCCGGAGGACACGACCACCTGGGCGGCTCGAAGCAGTTTGTCGCCGAGCATATAGCCGCGGCGCACCTGTTCGATGACGGTTTCTGACGGTTTGTCAGACGGCATGTGAGTGAGTGCTTCATGCACGTGGGGGTTAAATGCTTCGCCGATTGCTTCCACCGAAGTGACGTTGAATTTTTCGAGCAGGTCTATCAGCTGGTTGTAGACCATTTTGAATCCTTCAGTAACGGATTTGTCGGCGTGATGGTCTTCAGCGCTCTTCAGGCCCATTTCGTAGTGGTCGAGAACGGGGAGCAGCTCGAGGAAAAGATCTTCGTTGGCCCGGGTGATCCAGTCGGCGCGTTCGCGGACCTGCCGTTTGCGGAAGTTATCGAAGTCGGCCTGCAGGCGCATCAGTTGGATACGCAGAGGTTCTTCTTCCTCTTTTTCCTCTTCGATGATTTCCACATCTTCTGCTGGAGCCTGTTCTTCGGCCGTTTCTTCGGTCGCGACGGCTTCTTCCTGTTCAATCGGTTCGTTCTGTTTTTCTTCGCTCATAATCGGATGTCCTCAAATTTTCCAAGGGCTGGAAGCAGGCTGAGCCTGCGCTCTTTATTTTTTCCAAGGGTTGGAAAAATACCCATATGGTTTTTCCAATGCCTGGAAAAACAATCGGCTGGCGGAGCTTCCGCCTTCACAAGGTTGGAAACGGTAGGGTTTCGTGCGGTTTTAGTCAATCTTTGCAGGCAAAAAGCCGCCCCGGCGTTGACCGGGACGGCGGGGTGGGGTTATGCAGCTTTGATGTCGATAGTGCGTGCTTTGCTTCTTTCCGGTTCCAGTTTTGGAATGAGGACAGTGAGGATACCTTTTTTGAATGAGGCATCGACTTTGTCTGCATCCATGTTGGAGCCGATCTGCAGGGAGCGCTGGAAGTGACCGTAGCTTCGTTCTGAGATGTAGCAGTTTTTCTTTTGGGTCTCTTCTTCGCGCTTTTTCTCTCCCTTGATAGTGAGGATGTTATCCTGCAGGGTCAGTTCGACATCTTTTTCGTCCATTCCCGGAAGTTCCGCTTCAATGACGATTGCGTCTTCTGTTTCGGACACGTCGAAACGCGGCGATACGACTGACGCCTGCGGTTCAATTCCAAATCCCCCGAAGAAATCTTCAAGGAGATCATCAATCGAACGGTGCAGCAGCCCGCTGTTCCACGGAGCAGGATAGCTGTTGGTTCGTTTAGTTGGCCAGTTCATGTCTGGTACCTCCTTTGTTTTTCTGAAACCCCGTGTTTCAGATCCTGCCTGAATATATAGCATTGGAGGTGCCAATAAATGTAATGTGTTATTCGGTAGTCGTTTGTGATTTTAGGTGTCGGGCGGGCGGTGACATTTTGTCACGCCTTTTCAGGAGGATGTGTGTCAGGAGGTTTCGCTGATTGCTCAGTTGATCTTGAGAGCAAACATGGTCATGTCGTCATACTGCTGGCGGGCGCCGACATAACGGGTCAGCGTGTTCTGGACGGTTCGCAGGAGTGATTCCGGGTTTTGAGGAGAGGCTTTGATCAGTCGGCTCAGGTTTTCGAGGCCCCACTCTTCGCCTTCTTCATTGAGGGCTTCTGTGATGCCGTCGGTGTAGACGATGATTTCGTCGCCGGATTCGAGCTGGATGGTCATATCTTCGATGACTGCATCAAAAACTTCCGGAGAGGTCAGGCCAATGGCGATTCCGGGGGAGTCCAGGGCCTGAAGTTCCCGGTTCCGGTTGCTGCATCCTCGACAGATAAGGGGGCGCTCATGACCGGCCCGGGCAAACCGCAGTTCCCGGGTCTGGATGTTGAGTGCCATGTAGAGCATGGTGATGAACATGTCTTCCGCCAGGTTGTTGCTCAGCACGCGGTTCAGCTCGGAGAGCATGCGGGCCGGGCTTTGTTCCTGACCGGCCCGGGTGCGCAGAACCCCCTGACAGACGGCCATCATCATGGCTCCGCCGATTCCTTTTCCTGAGACATCAGCGATGGCAATGCCAAGGTGTTCTTCGTCGATCTGGATGAGGTCGTAGTAATCGCCGCCGATGTCGTACGCCGGGAGGTTAAATGCGCTGAGTTGAACGCCGTCTAGATGCGGGAGGGTCTGAGGGAGAAGCGATGCCTGAATCTGCTGAGCGGCATGGAGGTCGCGGTCGAGCTGCTTTTTGTGCTCCAGGGCATCGCGGAGGCCGGCATAATGAATCGGAACGCAGGCCTGATCGGCCATGGCCTGCAGCAGGTTCAGGTCGCCGGCCGTGAACGGAGATCCGTCGATGCGGTTGACCAGCGCTACGACGCCGAGGACTTCATTTCCGAAGCGCATGGGAACAATCAACAGGGAGTGAATCTGGAGAAATGCATCCTTATAGGTCGGGACCCGTGCG of Tichowtungia aerotolerans contains these proteins:
- the dnaJ gene encoding molecular chaperone DnaJ; its protein translation is MADKQDYYELLGIAKGASAEEIKKAYRKMAVKYHPDKNPGDKTAEEKFKEVSEAYEVLSDPAKRQQYDQFGHAAFGPGRGGRGGGGFGGGFGGGIDLEEALRTFMGAAGGGGSIFDNFFGGGGARRNPNAPQQGADLRFDLDIDFEEAVLGSKREIRINVNETCTHCNGSGAEPGSGKRTCPDCGGAGQVVSGGGFVQFRQTCPTCRGSGEVIEKPCSKCHGQGLLRNKRNIEVKIPAGVETGSRLRVAGRGEGGRRGGPAGDLYIVLHVREHDFFKRNDLDIICEVPVPFHIATLGGEVSVPTIQGNATLKIPAGTENGKVFRMRGKGVTSPRYGTGDQHILVQIEIPQGLSGKDKKKFEDAIKVLNDKHFPLTQKMRKAARTFYEHKRALEENA
- a CDS encoding Hsp20/alpha crystallin family protein, whose translation is MNWPTKRTNSYPAPWNSGLLHRSIDDLLEDFFGGFGIEPQASVVSPRFDVSETEDAIVIEAELPGMDEKDVELTLQDNILTIKGEKKREEETQKKNCYISERSYGHFQRSLQIGSNMDADKVDASFKKGILTVLIPKLEPERSKARTIDIKAA
- a CDS encoding PP2C family protein-serine/threonine phosphatase, yielding MAELLHWIVALLASAFEVALIVFLCFTYQNRKTLRKENRRMRKEREVIFEFVHQIGEVFADAEEIDMDTLLKRILFFSTKTNKAAAGAIYLFNKDRDRLFARAVSGIFPPLYDAESVKTERLLAKSQHLETLVKERSVNSGEGLVGAAAAVGTGIIIEDGEVDARVPTYKDAFLQIHSLLIVPMRFGNEVLGVVALVNRIDGSPFTAGDLNLLQAMADQACVPIHYAGLRDALEHKKQLDRDLHAAQQIQASLLPQTLPHLDGVQLSAFNLPAYDIGGDYYDLIQIDEEHLGIAIADVSGKGIGGAMMMAVCQGVLRTRAGQEQSPARMLSELNRVLSNNLAEDMFITMLYMALNIQTRELRFARAGHERPLICRGCSNRNRELQALDSPGIAIGLTSPEVFDAVIEDMTIQLESGDEIIVYTDGITEALNEEGEEWGLENLSRLIKASPQNPESLLRTVQNTLTRYVGARQQYDDMTMFALKIN
- a CDS encoding nucleotide exchange factor GrpE, coding for MSEEKQNEPIEQEEAVATEETAEEQAPAEDVEIIEEEKEEEEPLRIQLMRLQADFDNFRKRQVRERADWITRANEDLFLELLPVLDHYEMGLKSAEDHHADKSVTEGFKMVYNQLIDLLEKFNVTSVEAIGEAFNPHVHEALTHMPSDKPSETVIEQVRRGYMLGDKLLRAAQVVVSSGPAEAKDSE